A section of the Saccharopolyspora gregorii genome encodes:
- a CDS encoding cytochrome P450, whose protein sequence is MNSVEDVPRPGSAGNPRSYPFDQPDRLGVHPSYAELRRDDPVSRVQLAYGEPAWLATRYADVKFVLSDPRFSRALAFDRDEPSTRPKGAIGRHIRSLQYLDPPEHTRIRKILSHAFTVRGIEKLRPGVQRLADELVDGMLERGRTADLAEDFARPFPAGVICELLGVPYADRHDFQTWSDAFMSVGRLSPEQIRSYATQLREYMGRLIVQRREAPKDDLMSILVTARDVDGRLDDDELLSLAVAILVGGHETTASQISSFTYALLARPELLARLVADPELVAPTVEELLRYVPLFSMAAFPRYATEDVEVGGVLVRAGEPVLVSLVSANRDESVYHDPDVLDVTRKESAHVGFGYGAHFCVGAQLARVELQIALRTLLRRLPGLRFATSEQDVEWKRGLFTRGPLRLPIAWDGA, encoded by the coding sequence GTGAACAGCGTGGAGGACGTCCCGCGACCGGGCTCGGCCGGGAACCCGCGGAGCTACCCGTTCGACCAACCGGACCGGCTGGGGGTCCACCCGTCCTACGCGGAGCTGCGGCGCGACGACCCGGTGTCGCGGGTGCAGCTCGCCTACGGCGAACCGGCCTGGCTGGCCACCCGCTACGCGGACGTGAAGTTCGTGCTCAGCGACCCGCGGTTCAGCCGGGCGCTCGCGTTCGACCGGGACGAGCCCAGCACCCGGCCGAAGGGCGCCATCGGCCGCCACATCCGCAGCCTGCAGTACCTGGATCCACCGGAGCACACCCGCATCCGCAAGATCCTCAGCCACGCCTTCACGGTGCGCGGCATCGAGAAGCTGCGCCCCGGGGTGCAGCGGCTCGCCGACGAGCTCGTCGACGGCATGCTGGAACGCGGTCGCACCGCCGACCTCGCGGAGGACTTCGCGCGGCCGTTCCCGGCGGGCGTGATCTGCGAGCTGCTGGGCGTGCCGTACGCGGACCGGCACGACTTCCAGACCTGGTCGGACGCCTTCATGTCCGTCGGCAGGCTGTCCCCGGAACAGATCCGGTCCTACGCCACGCAGCTGCGCGAGTACATGGGCAGGCTCATCGTGCAGCGCCGCGAGGCGCCGAAGGACGACCTGATGAGCATCCTCGTCACCGCCCGCGACGTGGACGGCAGGCTCGACGACGACGAGCTGCTGTCGCTGGCGGTGGCGATCCTCGTCGGCGGGCACGAGACGACGGCCTCGCAGATCTCCAGCTTCACGTACGCCCTGCTCGCCCGGCCCGAGCTGCTGGCCCGGCTGGTCGCGGACCCGGAACTGGTGGCGCCGACCGTGGAGGAGCTGCTGCGCTACGTCCCGCTGTTCTCGATGGCGGCGTTCCCGCGCTACGCCACCGAGGACGTCGAGGTGGGCGGGGTGCTGGTGCGCGCGGGCGAACCGGTGCTGGTGAGCCTGGTCTCGGCGAACCGGGACGAGTCGGTGTACCACGACCCCGACGTGCTGGACGTGACGCGGAAGGAGTCCGCGCACGTCGGTTTCGGCTACGGCGCGCACTTCTGCGTCGGGGCGCAGCTGGCCCGGGTGGAGCTGCAGATCGCGTTGCGCACCTTGCTGCGGCGCCTGCCGGGATTGCGGTTCGCCACCTCCGAGCAGGACGTGGAGTGGAAGCGGGGGCTGTTCACCCGCGGCCCGCTGCGGCTGCCGATCGCCTGGGACGGGGCCTGA
- a CDS encoding cytochrome P450: MTGTPVRHPTTRSRPFDPHDGLRELRAAQPLVRLHHSDGRLGWLVTSHELAREVLVDHRFSSSLDVMRGPADGEDTFDEVPPGLFSVLPAAEHAWYRRKLAAAFAPRRVQRLEPLVADVVERRLDAVEAAGGPVDLVGVFASPVAFEVIGTLLGARLDRASVRAATESMLALENDAESTGRAWGRLWTELHEQVRAKRAAPGDDLVSALLADEDLSDEEIATMCSMLITGGDDTTANMLGLGTYALLAHPEQLAALRADPAMIDTAVEELLRYLTINQFGATRTALEDVDLRGSTIREGEPITVSLSAANRDPERFPEPDRLDLGRPATGHLAFGHGIHHCLGAQLARVELRLGFSGLLRRFPGLRLAVPAAEVPLREASVNYGVHRLPVTW, encoded by the coding sequence ATGACCGGCACGCCGGTGCGCCACCCCACGACCCGCAGCCGCCCCTTCGATCCGCACGACGGGCTGCGGGAACTGCGCGCGGCGCAACCGCTAGTGCGGCTGCACCACTCCGACGGCAGGCTCGGCTGGCTGGTGACCAGCCACGAACTGGCCCGCGAGGTGCTCGTCGACCACCGCTTCAGCTCCAGCCTCGACGTGATGCGCGGCCCCGCCGACGGCGAGGACACCTTCGACGAGGTGCCGCCGGGCCTGTTCAGCGTGCTGCCTGCCGCCGAGCACGCGTGGTACCGGCGCAAGCTGGCCGCCGCGTTCGCCCCGCGCCGGGTGCAGCGGCTGGAACCGCTGGTCGCCGACGTCGTCGAGCGGCGGCTCGACGCGGTGGAGGCCGCGGGCGGGCCCGTCGACCTGGTCGGGGTATTCGCGAGCCCCGTCGCGTTCGAGGTGATCGGCACGCTGCTCGGCGCGCGGCTGGACCGGGCCTCGGTGCGCGCCGCCACCGAATCGATGCTGGCGCTGGAGAACGACGCGGAGAGCACCGGGCGAGCGTGGGGACGGCTGTGGACCGAGCTGCACGAGCAGGTGCGCGCCAAGCGCGCCGCCCCCGGTGACGACCTGGTGAGCGCGCTGCTCGCCGACGAAGACCTCTCCGACGAGGAGATCGCCACGATGTGCTCGATGCTCATCACCGGCGGCGACGACACGACGGCGAACATGCTCGGCCTCGGCACCTACGCCCTGCTCGCGCACCCCGAGCAGCTCGCGGCGCTGCGCGCGGACCCGGCGATGATCGACACCGCGGTGGAGGAACTGCTGCGGTACCTGACGATCAACCAGTTCGGCGCCACCCGCACCGCGCTGGAGGACGTCGACCTGCGCGGCAGCACCATCCGCGAAGGCGAACCGATCACGGTCTCGCTGTCGGCGGCCAACCGGGACCCGGAGCGGTTCCCGGAACCCGACCGGCTGGACCTCGGCCGGCCGGCCACCGGGCACCTGGCGTTCGGGCACGGCATCCACCACTGCCTGGGTGCGCAGCTCGCCCGGGTGGAGCTGCGGCTCGGGTTCTCCGGGCTGCTGCGGCGGTTCCCCGGACTGCGGTTGGCGGTGCCCGCCGCCGAGGTCCCGCTGCGCGAGGCCTCGGTCAACTACGGCGTGCACCGCCTCCCGGTGACGTGGTGA
- a CDS encoding STAS domain-containing protein, whose translation MTTPDPTENPTETGHRAESAPPRFRVQVSYPDRESIVVEPGGEIDAETIDHLEEVLWPRLSAQVRTIVVDLSGVGFLSVAGMQLLKQAHLDARSRGVELRLVTAHREVTHALEVAGLDTAMRCFPTTAQALARFDES comes from the coding sequence ATGACCACCCCGGACCCGACCGAGAACCCGACCGAGACCGGCCACCGAGCGGAATCGGCACCACCGCGGTTCCGCGTGCAGGTCTCGTACCCCGACCGCGAGTCGATCGTCGTCGAACCCGGCGGGGAGATCGACGCCGAGACCATCGACCACCTCGAAGAAGTCCTGTGGCCGCGCCTGTCGGCCCAGGTCCGGACCATCGTCGTCGACCTGAGCGGCGTCGGTTTCCTGAGCGTGGCGGGGATGCAGCTGCTGAAGCAGGCCCACCTGGACGCGCGGTCCCGCGGGGTCGAGCTCCGGCTGGTGACCGCGCACCGCGAGGTCACCCACGCGCTGGAGGTGGCCGGGCTCGACACCGCGATGCGGTGCTTCCCCACCACCGCGCAAGCCCTGGCCCGCTTCGACGAGAGCTGA
- a CDS encoding long-chain-fatty-acid--CoA ligase → MNLANRLLDAAQAHGDRAAVRLDDTVLTYDRLLAVAAGVARWLTANGLEPGDRVGLILPNVPAYPVHLFGSLLAGGVVVPMNPLLKSGEIEHYLADSGARFLFASPEAADEARAGAAATGATVIVVDPRGTDAATADVPEIVDRADDDTAVILYTSGTTGRPKGAELTHANIDGNAAVTRETLVEIGPGDVVMGCLPLFHVFGLTCGLIASVQAGACLTLIARFEGAKALEVIERDRVTVFEGVPTMYSAMLHAAGDADLTTVRCCICGGAPLPVELLRAFEETFGCVILEGYGLSESSPVACFNHPHLERKPGSIGVPVRDVSLRVIDDGGRGVPTGEVGEIVIKGPNVMKGYWGLPEVTADTIVDGWLRTGDLAVCDEDGYFTIVDRKKDMIIRGGYNVYPREIEEVIYEHPAVAEAAVVGVAHPELGEEVVAAIALKPGAMATADEIREFVKARVAAYKYPRQVWVTAELPKGPTGKLLRREVRTARPAEPSPSPA, encoded by the coding sequence ATGAACCTCGCCAACCGCCTGCTCGACGCGGCGCAAGCGCACGGCGACCGCGCGGCCGTCCGCCTCGACGACACCGTGCTGACCTACGACCGGCTGCTGGCCGTGGCCGCCGGGGTGGCGCGCTGGTTGACCGCGAACGGGCTCGAACCCGGGGACCGGGTGGGGCTGATCCTGCCGAACGTGCCCGCCTACCCGGTGCACCTGTTCGGCAGCCTCCTCGCCGGCGGCGTCGTCGTACCGATGAACCCGCTGCTCAAGTCCGGGGAGATCGAGCACTACCTGGCCGACTCGGGGGCCCGGTTCCTGTTCGCCTCGCCCGAAGCGGCCGACGAGGCACGAGCCGGGGCCGCGGCCACCGGCGCCACCGTGATCGTCGTCGACCCGCGCGGGACGGACGCGGCCACCGCCGACGTCCCGGAGATCGTCGACCGGGCCGACGACGACACCGCGGTGATCCTCTACACCTCCGGGACGACGGGACGCCCGAAGGGCGCCGAACTGACCCACGCGAACATCGACGGCAACGCCGCGGTGACCCGCGAGACCCTCGTCGAGATCGGGCCCGGCGACGTGGTGATGGGATGCCTGCCGCTGTTCCACGTCTTCGGGCTCACCTGCGGGCTGATCGCCTCGGTGCAGGCGGGGGCCTGCCTGACGCTGATCGCGCGCTTCGAGGGCGCCAAGGCGCTGGAGGTGATCGAGCGCGATCGCGTCACGGTGTTCGAGGGCGTGCCCACGATGTACTCCGCGATGCTGCACGCCGCGGGCGACGCCGACCTCACCACCGTGCGGTGCTGCATCTGCGGTGGCGCACCGCTGCCCGTCGAGCTGCTGCGGGCCTTCGAGGAGACCTTCGGCTGCGTGATCCTCGAAGGCTACGGCCTGTCCGAGAGCTCGCCGGTGGCGTGCTTCAACCACCCCCACCTCGAACGCAAACCCGGTTCGATCGGCGTGCCCGTGCGGGACGTCTCCCTGCGCGTGATCGACGACGGCGGGCGCGGCGTCCCGACCGGCGAGGTCGGCGAGATCGTGATCAAGGGCCCGAACGTGATGAAGGGCTACTGGGGGCTGCCCGAGGTCACCGCGGACACGATCGTCGACGGCTGGCTGCGCACCGGGGACCTCGCGGTCTGCGACGAGGACGGCTACTTCACCATCGTCGACCGGAAGAAGGACATGATTATCCGTGGTGGCTACAACGTCTACCCGCGGGAGATCGAGGAGGTCATCTACGAGCACCCGGCCGTGGCCGAGGCCGCGGTGGTCGGCGTGGCGCACCCGGAGCTCGGCGAGGAGGTGGTCGCCGCGATCGCGCTGAAGCCGGGCGCGATGGCGACCGCGGACGAGATCCGCGAATTCGTGAAGGCCCGCGTCGCCGCGTACAAGTACCCGCGCCAGGTCTGGGTCACGGCGGAGCTGCCGAAGGGGCCGACCGGCAAGCTCCTGCGCCGCGAGGTCCGCACGGCGCGGCCCGCGGAACCCTCCCCCAGCCCGGCCTGA
- a CDS encoding PucR family transcriptional regulator has protein sequence MEAAPLVGRIVDRVLVDLEATVERSVARTWEEVPAYSASRDESLGPDLRTHTRSVFDAVLATMRAGRRADRDDFRSSVEQARHRVRQGVALADFMQGFRIGQEALWEAIVAAAKEDPDTRMAALDLAIHVMNVIEVGSSVTAETYLVAQQMELADDDLLRRDLVEDLLAARDLVPGPKADLAAESGLAAASSIVVVVAKPATELRTDQSLREVVTTVRTSLGTGQQGVAVLRQDHVVGIAPVHADGAELVQGLERAYRSLRGRGIHLGVGVSTVHDGLREVPAARHEAVLARKSLAGEPGVRRLAELSPLDYLVLLDDATARRLITAPVRSFIEEDLGQAGTMIETIRLYADCDLNAKAAAERLHVHVNTVYYRLERISERTGCDLRSFADFQNLLVAARLLAPAERAGAGDRAGGGDQAGGGRTSA, from the coding sequence ATGGAAGCTGCCCCGCTGGTCGGTCGCATCGTCGATCGCGTGCTGGTGGACCTGGAGGCCACGGTCGAACGCTCGGTGGCGCGCACCTGGGAAGAAGTGCCCGCCTACTCGGCGAGCCGGGACGAGAGCCTGGGGCCGGACCTGCGCACCCACACCAGGTCGGTCTTCGACGCCGTCCTCGCCACCATGCGGGCCGGCCGCCGAGCCGATCGCGACGACTTCCGGAGCTCCGTCGAACAGGCCCGCCACCGGGTCCGGCAGGGCGTCGCGCTGGCCGACTTCATGCAGGGCTTCCGCATCGGGCAGGAGGCGCTGTGGGAGGCCATCGTCGCGGCGGCGAAGGAGGACCCCGACACCCGGATGGCGGCGCTCGACCTGGCGATCCACGTGATGAACGTGATCGAGGTGGGCAGCTCGGTGACGGCGGAGACCTACCTGGTCGCCCAGCAGATGGAGCTCGCCGACGACGACCTGCTCCGCCGCGACCTGGTGGAGGACCTGCTCGCCGCGCGCGACCTCGTCCCCGGCCCGAAGGCCGACCTGGCGGCGGAGTCCGGGCTGGCGGCCGCGTCGTCGATCGTGGTGGTCGTCGCGAAACCTGCCACCGAGCTCCGCACCGACCAGAGCCTGCGCGAAGTGGTCACCACGGTGCGCACGTCGCTCGGCACCGGGCAGCAGGGGGTCGCGGTGCTGCGGCAGGACCACGTGGTCGGGATCGCGCCGGTGCACGCCGACGGCGCCGAACTCGTCCAGGGCCTCGAACGCGCGTACCGCAGCTTGCGCGGCCGGGGGATCCACCTCGGCGTCGGGGTGAGCACCGTCCACGACGGGCTGCGCGAGGTCCCCGCCGCGCGCCACGAGGCGGTCCTGGCGCGCAAGAGCCTGGCGGGGGAGCCGGGCGTGCGGCGGCTGGCCGAACTGTCCCCGCTGGACTACCTGGTGCTGCTCGACGACGCCACCGCGCGGCGGCTGATCACCGCACCCGTGCGGTCGTTCATCGAGGAGGACCTGGGCCAGGCGGGCACGATGATCGAGACGATCCGGCTGTACGCCGACTGCGACCTCAACGCGAAGGCCGCCGCCGAACGGCTGCACGTGCACGTGAACACGGTGTACTACCGCTTGGAGCGGATCTCCGAGCGCACCGGCTGCGACCTGCGCAGCTTCGCCGACTTCCAGAACCTGCTGGTGGCAGCGCGGCTGCTGGCCCCGGCCGAGCGGGCCGGGGCCGGCGACCGCGCTGGCGGAGGCGATCAGGCGGGCGGCGGCAGGACCAGCGCGTAA
- a CDS encoding aldehyde dehydrogenase family protein, with product MTGAPTYRMFIDGAWVDAPETYEITSPATDEITARVAFGGVEHADAAVAAAKAAHDEGTWRRMTPEQRADVLDRIADSMEAKVDLLSRLATGENGVTARTAGAFHIGLGIANLRVFAAMARGFEPEQPNPLSPETEDSRSVIRREPIGVCAGIVPFNFPLVLAGWKLGPALAAGNTFVLKCDENTPLTLLELAKSAEEAGLPRGVLNVITGPGETVGDRLAAHPDVRKIGFTGSTEVGKIVQRKSADNLKKVTLELGGKGPNILLDDADLDLAIDGSLFAFLMYSGQVCESGTRLLVPESRKTEIVERLVRRVQDVRIGDPLDPSTDMGPVASHDQKKRVERYVAIAAEEGATVAYRGELPDAAPFDRGAWVPPIIYTDVTNDMRIAREEVFGPVLVVIGYADDADAVRIANDSEYGLSAGVWGSPERALRVADQLEAGTVWVNDWHAGFPMNPFGGYKQSGIGRELGPDALAEYTQVKTIQQAKDSDWSKRGYALVLPPPA from the coding sequence ATGACCGGAGCACCGACCTACCGGATGTTCATCGACGGCGCCTGGGTGGATGCGCCGGAGACGTACGAGATCACCTCGCCCGCCACCGACGAGATCACCGCCCGCGTCGCCTTCGGCGGGGTGGAGCACGCGGACGCCGCCGTCGCCGCCGCCAAGGCCGCCCACGACGAGGGCACCTGGCGCCGGATGACCCCGGAGCAGCGCGCCGACGTCCTCGACCGCATCGCCGACAGCATGGAGGCCAAGGTCGATCTGCTCAGCAGGCTGGCCACCGGCGAGAACGGCGTCACCGCGCGCACCGCGGGCGCGTTCCACATCGGACTCGGCATCGCGAACCTGCGGGTCTTCGCCGCGATGGCGCGGGGGTTCGAGCCGGAGCAGCCCAACCCGCTGTCCCCGGAGACCGAGGACTCCCGCTCGGTGATCCGCCGCGAGCCGATCGGGGTGTGCGCCGGGATCGTGCCGTTCAACTTCCCGCTGGTGCTCGCCGGGTGGAAGCTCGGCCCGGCGCTGGCGGCGGGCAACACCTTCGTGCTCAAGTGCGACGAAAACACCCCGCTGACCCTGCTGGAGCTGGCGAAGTCGGCCGAGGAGGCCGGGCTGCCGCGGGGCGTGCTCAACGTGATCACCGGGCCCGGCGAGACCGTCGGCGACCGGCTCGCGGCGCACCCGGACGTCCGCAAGATCGGCTTCACCGGCTCCACCGAGGTCGGCAAGATCGTGCAGCGGAAGTCCGCGGACAACCTGAAGAAGGTCACGCTGGAGCTCGGCGGCAAGGGGCCGAACATCCTGCTCGACGACGCCGACCTGGACCTCGCCATCGACGGATCGCTGTTCGCGTTCCTGATGTACTCCGGGCAGGTCTGCGAATCGGGCACCCGGCTGCTGGTGCCCGAGTCCCGCAAGACGGAGATCGTCGAGCGGCTGGTCCGCCGGGTGCAGGACGTGCGGATCGGTGACCCGCTCGACCCGAGCACGGACATGGGGCCGGTCGCCTCGCACGACCAGAAGAAGCGCGTCGAGCGCTACGTGGCGATCGCCGCCGAGGAGGGCGCCACCGTCGCCTACCGCGGCGAGCTGCCCGACGCGGCGCCGTTCGACCGCGGGGCGTGGGTGCCGCCGATCATCTACACCGACGTCACCAACGACATGCGGATCGCCCGCGAGGAGGTCTTCGGGCCGGTGCTGGTGGTGATCGGCTACGCCGACGATGCGGACGCGGTGCGCATCGCCAACGACAGCGAGTACGGCCTGTCCGCGGGCGTGTGGGGTTCACCGGAGCGCGCCCTGCGGGTCGCCGACCAGCTCGAAGCGGGCACGGTGTGGGTCAACGACTGGCACGCCGGGTTCCCGATGAACCCGTTCGGCGGCTACAAGCAGAGCGGCATCGGCCGCGAGCTCGGGCCGGACGCCCTCGCCGAGTACACGCAGGTGAAGACGATCCAGCAGGCCAAGGACAGCGACTGGTCCAAGCGCGGTTACGCGCTGGTCCTGCCGCCGCCCGCCTGA
- a CDS encoding GMC family oxidoreductase has protein sequence MYDHIVVGAGSAGCALAARLTEDPDVTVALVEAGAADTADEIHIPAAFSSLFKSRWDWDLDTEPEPELGGRRAYLPRGKMLGGSSSMNAMIYIRGNRADYDQWAADGATGWSYDEVLPYFKKAEGNARGADDFHGADGPLTVSESRSMNPLCDAWVDAAVEAGFPHNEDFNGADQLGVGRFQVTQREGMRCSTAVAYLRPALKRPNLTVITGALTRKVLFEGDRAVGVEISRDGQVEELRAEREVILSAGAYGSAQLLLLSGVGPAAQLAAFGIPLLADLPVGERLQDHYMVMLNYLTDRETLMTAASPENAALLQSEGRGPLTSNIGEAGGFFETREGLPGPDVQFHSTPCFFAEEGLGAQTAQGLAAGPCVLKPTSTGSLTLRSPDPEVAPRIQHNYLSTEEDRAAIVAGLRTALRIAEQAPMKEVITGDHVVPEGSSDEELLDFARRVGQTLYHPTSTCGIGHVVDHELKVLGVDGLRVADASVMPTVVRGNTNAPTIMIAEKAADLVKQSAGD, from the coding sequence ATGTACGACCACATCGTTGTCGGCGCGGGTTCGGCGGGGTGCGCGTTGGCCGCCCGGCTGACCGAAGACCCCGACGTGACCGTGGCACTGGTCGAAGCCGGAGCGGCGGACACCGCCGACGAGATCCACATTCCCGCGGCGTTCAGCTCGCTGTTCAAGAGCCGGTGGGACTGGGACCTGGACACCGAGCCGGAACCGGAGCTCGGCGGGCGCCGGGCGTACCTGCCGCGCGGCAAGATGCTCGGCGGCTCCAGCTCGATGAACGCGATGATCTACATCCGCGGCAACCGCGCCGACTACGACCAGTGGGCGGCCGACGGGGCCACCGGCTGGAGCTACGACGAGGTCCTCCCCTACTTCAAGAAGGCCGAAGGCAACGCGCGCGGCGCCGACGACTTCCACGGCGCCGACGGACCGCTCACCGTGTCCGAGAGCCGGTCGATGAACCCGCTCTGCGACGCCTGGGTGGACGCGGCCGTCGAAGCCGGCTTCCCGCACAACGAGGACTTCAACGGCGCTGACCAGCTCGGCGTCGGCCGCTTCCAGGTCACCCAGCGCGAGGGCATGCGGTGCAGCACCGCGGTCGCCTACCTGCGCCCGGCGCTGAAGCGGCCCAACCTGACCGTGATCACCGGGGCGCTGACCCGCAAGGTGCTCTTCGAGGGCGACCGGGCGGTCGGCGTGGAGATCAGCCGCGACGGGCAGGTCGAGGAGCTGCGCGCCGAGCGCGAGGTGATCCTCAGCGCGGGCGCCTACGGTTCCGCGCAGCTGCTGCTGCTCTCCGGCGTCGGCCCGGCCGCGCAGCTCGCGGCGTTCGGCATCCCGCTGCTCGCGGACCTCCCCGTCGGGGAGCGGTTGCAGGACCACTACATGGTGATGCTCAACTACCTCACCGACCGCGAGACGCTGATGACGGCGGCGAGCCCGGAGAACGCCGCGCTGCTGCAGTCCGAGGGCCGCGGCCCGCTCACCTCCAACATCGGCGAGGCCGGTGGCTTCTTCGAGACCCGCGAGGGCTTGCCGGGGCCGGACGTGCAGTTCCACTCCACGCCGTGCTTCTTCGCGGAGGAAGGGCTCGGCGCGCAGACCGCGCAGGGCCTCGCGGCGGGCCCGTGCGTGCTGAAGCCGACCAGCACCGGCAGCCTCACCCTCCGCTCGCCGGACCCCGAGGTGGCGCCGCGCATCCAGCACAACTACCTGTCCACCGAGGAGGACCGGGCCGCCATCGTCGCCGGGCTGCGCACCGCCCTGCGCATCGCGGAGCAGGCGCCGATGAAGGAGGTCATCACAGGCGACCACGTGGTCCCGGAGGGTTCGTCCGACGAGGAACTGCTCGACTTCGCCCGCCGCGTGGGCCAGACGCTCTACCACCCCACCTCGACCTGCGGCATCGGCCACGTCGTCGACCACGAGCTGAAGGTCCTCGGCGTCGACGGGCTGCGGGTCGCCGACGCCTCGGTGATGCCGACCGTCGTCCGCGGCAACACCAACGCCCCCACGATCATGATCGCCGAGAAGGCCGCGGACCTGGTCAAGCAGTCCGCAGGCGACTGA
- a CDS encoding aldo/keto reductase — MKTRPLGRTGIAVSPYCLGTMMFGPAGNPDPADCHRIVHRALDAGINFIDTADVYGYGATEPIVGAAIKGRRDEVVLATKFGGPMGDDPNRRGASRRWIVTAVEESLRRLDVDHIDLYQIHHFDPATDLEETLSALTGLITSGKVRAIGSSGFLAADLVEAHLVAELRGLARLRTEQPPYSILARGIEREVLPVCARYGMGVLTWSPLSWGLLTGKYRRPGTPVSPGRARWGPRHMTDEAKHAAVERLAVLAEEAGISLTHLAMSFATTHPHVTSVIIGPRTLPQLDDLLAGRDVVLDDEVLDRIDGIATPGTDTGVGYRPAPLDDAALRRRPPRDRGAR; from the coding sequence ATGAAGACGCGCCCCCTCGGTCGCACCGGAATCGCCGTGAGCCCCTACTGCTTGGGCACCATGATGTTCGGCCCGGCGGGCAACCCCGATCCCGCCGACTGCCACCGCATCGTCCACCGCGCGCTGGACGCCGGGATCAACTTCATCGACACCGCCGACGTCTACGGGTACGGCGCCACCGAGCCGATCGTCGGAGCGGCCATCAAGGGGCGGCGCGACGAGGTCGTGCTGGCGACGAAGTTCGGCGGGCCGATGGGCGACGACCCGAACCGGCGCGGTGCCTCCCGCCGGTGGATCGTCACCGCCGTGGAGGAATCGCTGCGCAGGCTCGACGTCGACCACATCGACCTGTACCAGATCCACCACTTCGACCCGGCGACGGACCTGGAGGAGACCCTCTCCGCGCTGACCGGCCTGATCACCAGCGGCAAGGTCCGCGCCATCGGCTCGTCCGGCTTCCTCGCCGCGGACCTCGTCGAAGCCCACCTGGTCGCCGAGCTGCGGGGCCTGGCCCGCCTGCGCACCGAGCAGCCCCCGTACTCGATCCTGGCGCGCGGCATCGAGCGGGAGGTGCTGCCCGTCTGCGCCCGGTACGGGATGGGCGTGCTCACCTGGAGCCCGCTGTCCTGGGGCCTGCTCACCGGGAAGTACCGGCGGCCGGGCACTCCCGTCTCGCCCGGCCGCGCGCGGTGGGGCCCGCGGCACATGACCGACGAGGCCAAGCACGCCGCGGTCGAACGGCTCGCCGTCCTCGCCGAGGAAGCCGGGATCTCGTTGACGCACCTGGCGATGTCGTTCGCCACCACCCACCCGCACGTCACCTCGGTGATCATCGGGCCCCGCACGCTGCCGCAGCTCGACGACCTGCTCGCCGGGCGCGACGTCGTGCTCGACGACGAGGTCCTGGACCGCATCGACGGGATCGCCACGCCGGGGACCGACACCGGCGTCGGGTACCGGCCCGCGCCCCTCGACGACGCCGCGCTCCGCCGCCGCCCGCCCCGGGACCGCGGGGCGCGGTGA
- a CDS encoding VOC family protein, translating into MTLTTTTHLNFRGNARAALEFYRSAFGGRLTITTYRDVGAPGDAPGADDVVFGQVEADNGFRVMAYDVPGVRNGSAATTGSTRRENGATITDQPFFVSVRGNGLDEVRACWEKLAEGASIVEPLAASAWSPGFGMLTDRFGVTWSIDVAAARDAA; encoded by the coding sequence ATGACCCTGACCACGACCACCCACCTCAACTTCCGCGGCAACGCCCGCGCTGCGCTGGAGTTCTACCGGTCCGCCTTCGGCGGCCGGCTCACGATCACGACCTACCGCGACGTCGGCGCCCCCGGCGACGCCCCCGGTGCCGACGACGTCGTCTTCGGACAGGTCGAGGCCGACAACGGCTTCCGGGTGATGGCCTACGACGTCCCCGGCGTCCGGAACGGTTCCGCGGCCACCACCGGTTCCACCCGCCGCGAGAACGGCGCGACGATCACCGACCAGCCGTTCTTCGTCTCCGTGCGCGGCAACGGGCTCGACGAGGTCCGCGCCTGCTGGGAGAAGCTCGCCGAGGGAGCCTCGATCGTGGAGCCGCTCGCCGCTTCGGCGTGGAGCCCGGGCTTCGGCATGCTCACCGACCGGTTCGGGGTGACCTGGAGCATCGACGTGGCCGCCGCCCGCGACGCCGCGTGA